The Phycisphaeraceae bacterium genome has a window encoding:
- a CDS encoding HDOD domain-containing protein, which translates to MKSILLADADPMSRELLSEALRERGYAVTTVASGREAATICRTAPMDVLLLDLALTELDGEGVLRALRGNERTRSLPVVILTRVRDRARLIEAARLGVRGIVLKQEFSLRAVLAQLDRILAAPSATSGTAVTMTDAATPPPAATRSEPVSPDHVDARRSPTGGVGAPRSLTAASVVEASPRGSSSDREHPLIIEVPPTLEEDTAALKSLRPPIGKSRLLEMIDGCGELKGFSPAVSEVLKLTGNQNASIEQIAKAISRDHAIALKVLRLANSAVYTRGEPVDSMQKAVLRIGVGQIRQAVLNLALVERLSVRSIDGTVDGDQFWEHAIATGLIASEIARSRDEKEVDGAFTMGLLHDVGRMVLLTEAREPYEQVLEAAGRLMLPLEQVEQAMLQITHADVTARVFQTWKFSRHLITPITMHHVSAGNIRQVASNEATEVATLGLADRLAHAFMLGSSGNETIAPTEDLCELLDLDPSVVARIEMTARDETDKIKFALLARSNLSNWDQLNLVHQSQLLRPLRPLYVAPAPAIDAHRIFVEQLADWGDGEPANLGLIRFRNPRDREPMSRAYAERERAQGLPKLPLICLSAGGRIAPMPSLMEGRRVIQLSTPFTIRRFIGVVNGLLTGAAGAPEEAGRDDESRAMSMAA; encoded by the coding sequence ATGAAGTCGATCCTCCTGGCCGACGCCGACCCGATGTCCCGGGAACTGCTGTCCGAAGCGCTCCGCGAGCGCGGCTACGCCGTCACGACGGTCGCCAGCGGCCGGGAAGCCGCGACGATCTGTCGAACAGCGCCCATGGACGTGCTGCTGCTTGACCTGGCGCTTACCGAACTCGACGGCGAGGGTGTGCTGCGCGCCCTGCGCGGCAACGAGCGCACGCGGTCGCTGCCGGTGGTGATTCTGACCAGGGTGCGCGATCGCGCCCGCCTGATCGAAGCCGCCCGACTCGGCGTGCGCGGGATCGTGCTGAAACAGGAGTTCTCGCTGCGCGCCGTGCTGGCGCAGCTGGATCGCATTCTCGCCGCTCCGTCGGCGACCTCCGGAACCGCGGTGACGATGACGGACGCCGCGACTCCGCCCCCGGCCGCGACAAGGTCCGAACCGGTGTCCCCGGACCACGTCGATGCCCGGAGGTCGCCGACGGGCGGCGTGGGTGCGCCGCGTTCTCTCACCGCCGCGTCGGTGGTGGAGGCGTCTCCGCGCGGTTCATCGTCGGACCGTGAGCATCCTCTCATCATCGAGGTTCCCCCCACGCTCGAGGAGGACACCGCGGCGCTCAAGTCGCTGCGCCCGCCCATCGGCAAGTCGCGCCTGCTGGAGATGATCGATGGCTGCGGCGAGCTCAAGGGCTTCTCGCCAGCCGTGAGCGAGGTGCTCAAACTCACCGGCAACCAGAACGCCTCCATCGAACAGATCGCCAAGGCGATCAGCCGCGACCACGCCATCGCGCTGAAGGTGCTGCGGCTGGCCAACTCGGCGGTGTATACGCGCGGCGAGCCGGTGGACTCCATGCAGAAGGCCGTGCTGCGCATCGGCGTGGGACAGATTCGGCAGGCGGTTCTCAACCTGGCCCTGGTGGAGCGCCTGAGCGTGCGCTCCATCGACGGCACGGTGGACGGGGACCAGTTCTGGGAGCACGCCATCGCCACCGGCTTGATCGCCTCCGAGATCGCCCGTTCACGCGACGAGAAGGAAGTGGACGGCGCCTTCACCATGGGGCTGCTGCACGACGTGGGGCGCATGGTGCTGCTCACCGAGGCCCGCGAACCCTATGAGCAGGTGCTCGAAGCGGCCGGACGACTCATGCTCCCGCTTGAGCAGGTGGAGCAGGCCATGCTTCAGATCACCCACGCGGACGTGACCGCGCGGGTGTTCCAGACCTGGAAGTTCTCGCGCCATCTCATCACGCCCATCACCATGCACCACGTCTCGGCGGGCAACATCCGCCAGGTGGCCTCCAACGAGGCGACCGAGGTCGCCACGCTCGGCCTGGCCGACCGGCTCGCCCACGCCTTCATGCTCGGTTCGAGCGGCAATGAGACGATTGCTCCCACCGAGGATCTCTGTGAACTGCTCGACCTTGATCCGTCCGTCGTCGCGCGCATCGAGATGACCGCGCGCGACGAGACCGACAAGATCAAGTTCGCCCTGCTGGCGCGATCGAACCTGTCGAACTGGGATCAACTGAACCTGGTGCATCAGTCGCAGTTGCTCAGGCCGCTGCGTCCCCTGTACGTCGCCCCCGCGCCGGCCATCGACGCGCATCGCATCTTCGTCGAGCAGCTCGCGGACTGGGGTGACGGCGAGCCCGCCAACCTGGGGCTCATCCGCTTCCGCAACCCCCGCGATCGAGAACCCATGTCCCGCGCCTATGCCGAGCGCGAACGGGCCCAGGGACTGCCGAAACTACCGCTCATCTGTCTCTCGGCGGGCGGACGAATCGCGCCCATGCCCTCATTGATGGAAGGCCGTCGGGTCATTCAGCTTTCCACGCCCTTCACCATCCGCCGGTTCATCGGCGTGGTCAATGGACTCCTGACCGGCGCTGCGGGAGCGCCGGAGGAGGCGGGCCGGGACGACGAGTCGCGCGCGATGTCGATGGCGGCCTGA